Sequence from the Bacillus thuringiensis genome:
CGGGCAGTAAGACCCCCACCTCAAAATTTAGCGAAAGCAAAGAATTTAGGTAGGAGATCAACTGCCCGTAAAAGTCCGATTGGTTCAACTAATAATCAGTGGGGGATGAAGCCCCCCCCACTGATTAAAGTTTCACTTTATTTAGCTAATTTTTGAAGTTCTTCGAAGAATGTAGGGTATGATACACCTACTGCTTCTGCATCTTCAATAATTGTTTTTCCTTCTGCCAGGCAGCCAGCAATCGCAAGCATCATTCCGATGCGATGATCACCATAACTATTTACTGTATTGCCTTTTAGAGCTGATTTTCCGTAAATGATCATGCCGTCATCAGTTGCTTCTATGCGAGCTCCTAGTTTCGTTAACTCAGCAACGACTGTATCAATACGGTTTGTTTCTTTTACTTTTAATTCGTGTGCATCTTTAATTACTGTAATTCCTTCCGCTTGCGTTGCCGCTAATGCGATTACAGGAATCTCATCGATTAATCTAGGGATAATATCCCCGCCAATTTCAATTCCTTTTAATGAAGATGTTTCAATTGTAATATTTGCAGCTGGTTCTGATGCCCCTTCGTTAATTAGATCTACAGTGAACGTAGCGCCCATTTTCTCTAAAACATCAATAATACCTGTACGAGTTGGATTCATTCCTACATTTTGTAATACTAGTTTACTATTTGGGATGATTGCACCTGCTACTAAGAAAAATGCTGCTGATGATACATCACCTGGCACTTGAATGTTTGTTGCTGTTAATTTTTGTCCACCTGACAGCTTCACTGTTTTCCCTTCGCGATTTACTTTAACACCAAATGCTTCAAGCATTCTTTCCGTATGGTCGCGTGAAATATGTGGTTCTGTAACAGCTGTTACACCTTCTGCACGAAGACCTGCAAGTAAAATAGCTGACTTTACTTGTGCACTTGCAACAGGAGAAATATATTCAATTGCTTTTAAATCTCCGCCACGTATTGTTAGCGGTGTAAATGTTCCTTCTTCTCTGCCGTCAATGTTTGCACCCATTTGTTTTAATGGGTTTGTTACACGCTTCATCGGTCTTTTTGCGATAGATTCATCACCTTGTACGCAAGAGAAAAATGGTGTGTTAGCTAATATACCTGACATTAATCGAATTGTTGTACCAGAATTACCAACATCTAATACAGCTTTCGGTTCTTGTAAACCTTCTAATCCTTTACCAACTACAGTAACTTCATCACCGTTTTGCGTAATTTCTACTCCCATTTCTTTAAAACATGAAATCGTACTTAAACAGTCTGCACCGGGCAAGAAACCTTTAATTGTTGTTTTTCCTTCTGCAATCGCACCGAACATAACAGCTCGGTGAGAAATCGATTTATCTCCTGGAATTGTAATGTTGCCATTTAATCCGTTATTAACAGGTTGTATTGTTCTTTCCTTCACGTTTTCACCTTCTCATTTAAATTGTTTCATAAGTTTGGTATTTTTCTTCTCCAAGCGCTAGCTTTGCTTTCATACGATCTTCTTCTCGTTGGAAGCTAATACGTAATACCCCAAGCAACCCTTCACGTGCTTCTAATATTTGCAAGTTCGTAATACTAATTTCTTCGCGCGCTAAAATACTCGTAATGTGAGCTAATGCCCCTACTTTATCTAAAACATCGACGTATAAGTCGTGATAGGCAGGAATCGCCCCTCTCTTTCTTACTGGTAAAGAGTCACGGTATTCTTTCGCGTCTGCAAAATAGTTTTGAATCTCGCCTGCATCTCCGGAAGAAACTGTATCATATAAATCTTCCATTTCAGAGATCCACTCTTTTAATAATACCATTAAATGCTCACGATTTTGCTTAACAATATCACTCCACATTTTCGGGCTACTAGATGCGATTCGCGTAATATCTTTAAAACCGCCAGCAGCTAGTTGATGAATGAGCGGATTATCTCCTGCATGTTTCTCTACTTGTTTTACTAAACCTGCTGCGATAAGGTGCGGGAAATGACTTACAATCCCTGTTACATAATCATGTTCTTCCGTATTTAAAACGAGAAAATGAGATCCTGTTCCTTGTAACCAACGCTTTAGTTCTTCCACATGTTCATTTGGCACATGATTCATCGGTGTCAAAATGTAAAATGCATTTTCAAATAAATGTGCTTTTGCACTTTCAACGCCCGTTTTATGAGAACCTGCCATTGGATGTCCACCAATGAAAGAAACTTCCTTTGAAAATAAAGCTTCCGCTTCATTCATAATCGTCCCTTTTGTACTACCAACATCGGTTACGATAACATCTTCTCGTAACCGAAATGACGCTAATTTGTGTAATAACTTCTTCGTTTCTTCAACTGGAGAAGCAAAAACAATTAAATGCGCCTCTTCGCATGCATGCTGTAAATCTACCGCTACTTCATCTACTACATGTAATTCTTTTGCACGTTCTACTTGTTCTTGAAATATATCATAACCTGTTATCGTTACATCGTGCTCTTTTTTAATTGCTAATGCAAGAGAGCCTCCTATTAAACCTGTTCCAATTAATACTACATTTTTACACATTAGCCTCATCTCGAGACTTTCTTTTTTTATTTTCAAAGTGTTGTTTTAACACTGAAATCACTCCTTCATTTTGCTCCCTTGTTCCGACTGTAATACGGACACCATTTGGGAACGGACGAATAATAAATCCTGCGTGTGCACAAGCTTCATAAATCACCCCAGCATTCTCAACTGGCAAGAAGATGAAATTTGTTTGCGATGGATAAAATGGAATTTCTTTTTCCTTACAAAAGCTTTCGTATTGTTGTAATCCTTCTGTATTCACACGAACAATTTCTTCAATAAACTCGTCATCACCAAAAGCAATCGTCGCTGCTTTTTGCGCTAATGAAGATACGTTAAATGGCAAACGTACGACATTTAATTTCTCGATTAGCTCTTCGTGTCCAATCGCATATCCAACGCGGAAGGAAGCTAATCCGTATGCTTTAGAAAATGTTCTAAGTACAAGAATGTTTTTATGTTTTTCTAAAAGCGGTAATGTCTCTGGGAAATCTTTTGCTGTTACGTATTCATAGTACGCTTCATCAATGACAATTAACGTATTTTCACTAATACCTTCAATAAATTGAGTCAACTTTTGAGCATTCACATATGTGCCTGTCGGGTTGTTCGGATTACAAATCCATACGATTTTCGTTTTATTATTTACCGCTGTCGCAATTTCTTCTAAATCGTATACACCGTTATTTAAAGGAATTTCTTTTACTTCACAACCTTCAATAACTGCATGATGACGGTACTGTGGGAATGTCGCACCTGCTGTTACGATGTTATCTCCTGCTTTGAGTACTGCGCGACTTATCATTTGAATGACTTCATCTAAACCACTACCGCAAAGTACTTGTTCCATTTTCACATGTAACTTATTTGCAATGGTTTGACGGAGCATAGTAGCACCTCCGTCAGGATATAAGGCATGTTCTAACCAAGATTTTTGCAACTCATCTAAAACACGTGGTGAGCAACCGAATGGATTTTCATTCGATGCTAATTTCACAAATTCATGATTTCCGTACACTTCTTTCATTTGTTCAGGTGATTTACCTGGTTTATATGGTTGTAATGATGAGAGTTGATCTTTTACTTGCATGTTAAAACCACCTTTTTATTAAAATTCTTTTGCGTATTTATTATGTTGCGTAATGTTTTGCTGAATTAATTCTATACGATCTTTTCCGAATTGTTCGACTAGTGCGTGTGCAAGTTCCCATGCTACAACAGATTCAGCTACTACACCTGCTGCTGGTACTGCACAACTATCAGATCTTTCAATACTCGCTTGGAATGATTCTTTCGTATCAATATCAACACTTGCTAACGGTTTGTATAATGTAGGTATTGGTTTCATAACACCTCTTACAACAATTGGCATGCCTGTTGTCATACCGCCTTCTAAACCCCCGGCATTATTCGTTTTTCTCGTGTATCCTTGTTCTTCATCCCATAAAATTTCATCATGCACTTTACTTCCTGGCTGTCTTGCTGCTTCAAAACCAACACCAATTTCAGCACCTTTAAATGCATTAATACTCATAATTGCACCAGCAAGTTTTGCATCTAATTTACGATCGTAATGAACGTAACTACCAACACCTATTGGCATGCCTTCTGCAATGACTTCAACAATGCCGCCTATTGAATCTCCACTACTTTTAGCGTTATCTATCGCATCCATCATCTCTTGTTCTACTTCTTTATCTAAACATCGAACTGGTGAGTTTTCAGTAATTGTTTGAATCTCTTCAATTGATAAGTTTGAAATATGTTTTGCTTTTACTCCACCAATTTCAAGTACATGCCCTGCAATTTCTACGCCTAATTCTTTTAAAATTTGTTTCGCAACTGCACCAGCAGCTACACGAACTGTCGTTTCTCTTGCAGATGAGCGCTCTAACACGTTTCTTATATCACGGTGACCGTATTTAATTGCTCCGTTTAAATCCGCATGTCCTGGACGTGGTTTTGTAATTGTACGTTTCATTTCTTTACTTTCTTTTTCCGAAATTGGCTCTGCACCCATTACTTTCGTCCAATGTTTGAAATCATCATTTTTTACGATTAACGTTATCGGCGAGCCAAGTGTCATCCCATGACGAACACCACTTACAATTTCAACTGTATCAGTTTCAATTTGCATACGTCTTCCGCGTCCGTGCCCTTTTTGTCTTCTTAATAATTCTTTATTAATATGTTCTGCTGTTAATGTTAAACCTGCTGGTACACCTTCTAAAATAACTGTTAACTGCGGCCCATGTGATTCTCCAGCTGTAATGTATCTCATTTCTCTTGCCCCTTTACTATTTTTTTGTACAAAAAAGTCCCTACTGAGCGCTCAGTAGGGACGATGTTTATCGCGGTACCACCCTAGTTGTAGACTACGTTTCTGTCTACCTCTCTTCTTCTTTAACGATCATTTGACCGTCTTTCCCTCCATAAATGGCGAGAAAGATGCTCCAAGGCTGTAATTCATGCTTACCTTTGTACTGATTCACACCGACCATCAGCTCTCTTTAACAGGGAGATAAGCACTACTGTTTCCTCTTCAGCGCATATATAATATGGAATTAAGATAATTTATTTTTGAATCCTTTTAACTCATCCATGAATCTATGGAATTCTGGAATATCCATTTGTTGTGCAGAATCTGATAATGCAACTGCTGGATCTGGATGTACTTCAGCCATTACTGCATCTGCACCAATTGCAAGTGCTGCTTTCGCCGTTGGTAATAATAAATCTCTACGTCCAGTTGAATGCGTAACGTCAACGATAACTGGTAAATGTGTTTCTTTCTTTAAAATCGGTACTGCTGAAATATCTAATGTGTTACGCGTTGCTCTTTCGTATGTGCGGATACCGCGCTCACATAGAATAATTTGGTCGTTACCTTGTGCAATGATGTATTCCGCTGCGTTAATGAATTCATCAATTGTTGCTGCTAAACCACGTTTTAATAATACTGGCTTGTTAACTTTACCTACAGCTCGTAGTAAATCGAAGTTTTGCATATTACGTGCACCAACTTGAATTACATCAACGTAGTCTAATGCCATTTCAACATCGTTCGGATTTAAAATTTCACTAATGATCGCTAAGTCGAACTCATCTGCTACTTGGCGTAAAATTTGTAATCCTTCTACTCCTAAACCTTGGAAATCGTATGGAGATGTTCTCGGTTTGAAAGCACCCCCGCGCATTAATTTTAATCCTTGGTCTTTCATCGCTTGCCCTACTTGGCGAACTTGCTCTAAGCTTTCTACCGCACAAGGTCCCATGATGAACGTTTGTGTTCCGTTACCAATTAATTCACCTTTTACATCAACGATTGTGTTTTCTTGTTTCTTTTTACGTGATACTAGCAATGCTTTACGGTTATCATCTTCTTGTAATTCTAAGCTAGCTTTGAAGATTGTTTTGAAAATATGTTGAACTGTTGACGTTTCGAATGGTCCTTCGTTATTCTCTGCGATCATATCAAGTACTTCACGCTCACGTACTGGATCAAAACGTTTCGTACCTTGTACTTGCTTTTGTTCCCCAATCTTTTGAACGATTTCACCACGTTTGTTTAAAAGGTGTAATAGTTGTAAGTTAATTTCATCTACCTGTTTACGTAATTGATCTAATTCATGATTTGCCATTTGGAAATCCTCCTCTAATGTTTTAAAAGTATAGTAAGAGAATGAAAAATTCTCTATTTTCTGAACTGGTCAATTATACAAATTTAAAGTGGAATCGATACCTCTTCTTATTTTAAACTAATAATTAGTACAAAGACACTATCTACTAGCTAAAAACCCACTTTTTTTGTACAAAAAAGCCCTACTGATCCAATCAGTAGGGACGATATTTATCGCGGTACCACCCTAGTTGTAGACTTCTTTCGTCTACCTCTCTTCATTGTTAACGATCATCTGACCGTCTTTCCCTTCATAAAGACAAATAGTATCTTTACTACGAAAAAGATGCTCTAGGACTGTAATTCGCTCTTGTTTTTGTACTGGTTCGCACCGACCACCAGCTCTCTGTTACAGGGAAACAACAACTACTGCTTTTCCTTTCAACGCATGAATATTTAATTTTCAAGTTGGACCACTAAAATACAAAAAGTCCCTACTGAATAAATCAGTAGGGACGATATTTATCGCGGTACCACCCTAGTTGTAGACTAACTTTCCGTCTACCTCTCTTCACTGTTAACGATCAATTGACCGCTTTTTCTTCATAAAGACAAAATTATCTTTACTACGAAAAAGATGCTCCAAGACTGTAATTCATGATTATCCCTGTACTGGTTCACACCAACCACCAGCTCTCTGTTACAGTAAGATTAACCACTACTGTGATCTCTTCATTGCACTTTGTTTATTCAAATGTTTTTGAAATTGAATAAGTATGATTCGTATTATAGAACGCTTTTCAAAACACTGTCAACAACTTTTTATATATTTTTTAAAAATCCACTTTCGTCCTACATTTCTTCTTGTAAATTTCCCATAACAATTCCGATGCGAATTATCTCATTATCTATTGCATTTAATACATATTTTCCTATCCCATACCGGACTAATACTTCTTTTATTTGAATAATTTCAGTTTCAAGTATATCGGCCTCTTGAAGCGTTTGCAGTAAGGTGAAAAATATATTTGCATACAATTCTTTATACATTTTTATACTCTCTGTTTTTTGAATTATTTCATTAAGTAACTGTTTTAACTCCGTTTGATTTCCTTTTCCACCCACGTCCAAAAATGTTTTACAAATGATAGATAATCCTCTTTCTACTATTTCATCCATAAATAAAATAATACGTAAAAGCATTACATATTCTCTAGCTGTGATTTCACCCATTTTCGGTCGCTCTCGCAAAAATACACTAAGCCAAGCTACCCAAAATTTTTGTTGTTCTTTTGCACTTAACGTTTTGACATAATAGCATAAAAACTGCATAAATTTAATTTTATTTTCTTCATTTTCTCGTATCAGTAAAGGGTATAACCAATCAGTTTTTTGCTCCCAATACAGTACACATTTAATAAATACAAAACTAAGCCATTTCAAGAAAGCTTCCCTCGTATGTGGATGTAATACTTCCAAATGTTCTACCGCATACTTAATAAATCGCTTCATCTCTGTAAATAAAGGTAAATTTATTTGCGTGTAACATAAGCCTGCCCATGCATATTTCGTAATTTCATTTTCCTTATTTAAATCTAAATACGGTAACAAATATTTTCGGCACCATTGCTTCTCAATATGATAAAGAAAAGTAATATCTGCTACTAAACGAGCTAACATAAAATTTGTCCGTTCTGAACTAACTCTTACTTGTTCTTCAAATAAAAATAAATATTCATACACATTACGATCGTATAAATGATCATATGATAACAATTTTAATAATACAGCTGTCATTTTCCCAACAGGATGCTGGATTGATTCATTGTAAAAATCTTGTTTTCCCAGCTTAAAATCTGTATCATCTTTCATTACTTGAGGGAATACCGAAAACGCAAACCGTTTCACATTGCGTATACTATTTTCCTCTAACTCTTCTAATCGATTACTAATTTCATATAGAAAACTACTAATTAACCAATGAAAAGCAGTATTTCTAACAAATTTCTGCAATAGCGGAATAATTTTTTGGATTTGTTCATTTGTCAGTCCTCGGTTATTTCGCCACTCTCTAATACAAACAAACCATACTTCATTACTTATTTCGTGCATTCCAACTAATTGATAAGCAAATGAAATACTCCATTCTGTATTCAATTTACATGCTTTCGATAACATCTCTAAAAAATGACGTTGTTCAAAAACACCGTCTTGAGAAAATTGATGAACTTGTTTCATAATTTCTTCGTCTTTCAGCTGCAATAATCCATCAGCAGTTACATTACAAGTAATACTTTGTTCTGTAGTCTCTTTCTTTTGTACACTGTATCGATCAGCATGAAAGTGAGGATGTTTTTGCTTCATTACCTCATAACCTTTTGCCGTAGATGGACTATTCGAATCGCAAGTGAATAATAAATCTAAGACTAAACAAACATCAAATGCCCTCTCCTCTGCAAGGTCCTTCAGTATAATTTGAACGACTTCTTCCTTTGTTTTTTCTAAAGAGAATGCGAAATGATTTTTTATAAGTTGAAAAACTTCATGTTTATACGTGACATCTAAAAGAATACCTTCCTGTAACAACCATTTCATTTTCTCATCGGCGCCAACAAATATATTTTTATTCATCGCATCAATTGCAATTCGTTTTTGAAGTATGCTGTTTGCTTCTATCATTTCTGTAATATAATAATTTGCTTTTTGCTCATTGTTTTCACATAAATAGGCTAAACATTCTTTTACAATTTGAATTAAAAATGCAAGATCATTTTGCTGGAATTCTTTTTCCACATTTTCCTTATCCCTTTTCTTCAGTGCCATTTGCCTTAGTGATAACATTCGCATCTTCTCTATTCCCATCATCATAATTGGAACGGCATAATAGGAAATATGCGGTTTCATCTTCTCATTCCACATTTGCTCCACATAAGAAAATGTAGACACTGGTAAACGACTCGATTCCTCAAGTTCTATTGATTCTTGCGTATCATTTCCCCATCTTCTTTCCCGCTTCAATTTAAGTTTTCCGTCCAAAATAAACGTTAGTAACAATAAAGCAATTTCTTTATGCTCAGGGAAAGAACATTTTTGCAGTAAGTAAGAAATTTTTTCAATTGATTTACTATCTTTTTCAGCTGTTTCTAATAAAAGGAGTGTCCATCTTGCAAACAATAACGGATCCATTTTCATTTTCGTTTCGTTTAAATAGCTACAAATTGTCCTCCATAATAAAGGAGATATTTTAGAATGGTTTTTAAAAATTAATTGAAATAATTCTTTTTGATGACTAAAAAGAAATTGTTCCACTAGCCATTCTGCAAGTAATTCATCTACCTCATTATAGTTTGATGTAACTAAGAATAAATTTTGTAACTTCCCTTCTACTTCAAGCCATTCCACCCATTCATAATCGTGAGCAAATTCAACAAAGTAGCGGACTGTTTCAATTTTTTTAATTGACTGTTTTATGTATGATAATTGTTCCTGCTCTACTGACGGTGGAACTGTTACAATGTCACGAATTCGCATTCGTTTTGTAATATAGTTATCCCCCATTAATTCCGCCCATCGCTTCACTGCTTTAACAAGAGATTGATGATTGTTACCTTTATTCGGATATACAATCGGTCGTATTCCCAAATGCTCCCAGTGGTATGTGTTTTCCCCTTGTGCGACAAATGCATAACGCCTTGTACTTGGTGGTAAACCAGTCGCTAAGTATTTCATTACTGGATCATTATGGCTATACCCAACGAATAAAACGGTATAATTCGAGAATAAATCAACTAAAAATCTTCTTGCCCATCCTTCCGTTAAGTAAGCCCTTCCAAAATCACCATCTGTTAAAATTAACGCTTCTTTCTCTTGTTCAATATTTCCATGTATGTAAGCGAGTCCTTTAAACGCCCTACCTGTAGGTAACGCAGGTGCGTAATATACGTTTAATTCTCTATTCATTTCTTTCATCGCAGTTGTAAAATGTCGATCAAAGTTTGTCGTTACAATGCGGACTTCTGTATCTAAAGGAAACAACCTTGGAATTGCATAATGAAGCGGATTTGGTTTTGACTTTTCTATATGAACTAGGTCTCTTGCAACTTGATGTACATCTTTTGTTTTTGCAATTTTACCAAGATAATAATCATGAGGTTCTGTTATTTCACGTGTTTCTACATATAACGTTTTCGCAATTTCATCAACTAGATCATCAAAATTCGGTAAGTTTGACTTCCCTTTCATAGAAACTCCCGCTCCAACAAATAGTACTAACTTCCCTTGTTCAAGATGATCAATTAACTCATCTGGAATTTCTACTTCTGAAGTAATCCACACTCAGGATTCCCCCTTACCTAAAAATGTCATATACTCTCATTTTACTATAACATTTTTTCTTTGTTTTTTTAATATTTAGACATAAATTGAACGTGAAAAAGTTTTATATAAATATATTCGTTACAATGTATGAACTCCTAATTTTATTGTAAAACTATGTATAAATCGGAGGTGTAAATATTGAATAGTTTTACTGTAGTACTCATCAAGTTTATATCGTGCATTATCGCATTTAGTATTGGACTCGCTTTATTTTTCCCTGCAACTTTCGTCCAAATTATTTCATTCAGTCTTTTTGTTACAATCGTATCTTATATGTTCGTTGATAAAATCATCTTAAACCGAATAGGCAATACTGGTGCCATTATGTCGGATTTCTTACTAACATATTTAAGCGTATGGATTTTCGGTAATATTTTATTAGACAATTACATGCAAATTGCATGGGGTAGTTTCCTTTCCGCTACTGTCTTTACATTATCTGAAGTAATCGTTCATCGCTTCTCTAACTCACACACAAGGCACAACAATGATAACATTCATATTAATCGCCGCTTTGCATATGGTACGGAATTTGCTGAAGAGCAGAATATATTGGATAAAGATAAGAATAAGAAGAAATGACATTTTGATGCAGGAGTGCCCTTTTTAATTATGTGGTGCTCCTTTTTGTGTTTTCATTATGATACGTGAAATTATATCGACGATTTTTCAAATATATCTATCGTAACTTGAAATATATCAACGATTATTTAAATATATCGACGTTTCGACAAAGAATATCGATTTACCGACATTATTTGACACGATTTCCTCTAATAAAAAACTGCCTCTTATTTAGAGGCAGTCACTTTCAAATCTTTTAACGAAATAACATCAGCAAACGCTCCAAACACTACATTATGATGCTTTACAATGTCTTCAGCACGTAATACTTCGGTATTAAACGTACTATGTGCATCACTCACTAACGTTACTTTATACCCTTCACTAAATGCTCTGCGAGTTGTCGTATCCACACAGTACTGCGTCTGCATTCCTGAAATGATAACATGATCGATTCCCTTGTCTTGCAATACTTCGTTTAGGTTCGTCTTGTGGAATGAATCTGGAGTCGTTTTTTCAACAACACAATCTCCTTCTAGTGGAGCGATTGCCGCATGGATCTTCCATCCCTCTGTACCTTTTTCTAACGGATGGTCTTTTGGTCCGTTATGTTGCACATAAATTACCGGAATATCATTTGAACGGCATTCTTCAATAAGCTCTTGTAATGTTTGTAAAAAC
This genomic interval carries:
- a CDS encoding YndM family protein, which encodes MNSFTVVLIKFISCIIAFSIGLALFFPATFVQIISFSLFVTIVSYMFVDKIILNRIGNTGAIMSDFLLTYLSVWIFGNILLDNYMQIAWGSFLSATVFTLSEVIVHRFSNSHTRHNNDNIHINRRFAYGTEFAEEQNILDKDKNKKK
- a CDS encoding cysteine hydrolase family protein, translated to MKKALIVIDVQAGMYTAEMPVHNGEKFLQTLQELIEECRSNDIPVIYVQHNGPKDHPLEKGTEGWKIHAAIAPLEGDCVVEKTTPDSFHKTNLNEVLQDKGIDHVIISGMQTQYCVDTTTRRAFSEGYKVTLVSDAHSTFNTEVLRAEDIVKHHNVVFGAFADVISLKDLKVTASK
- the tyrA gene encoding prephenate dehydrogenase gives rise to the protein MCKNVVLIGTGLIGGSLALAIKKEHDVTITGYDIFQEQVERAKELHVVDEVAVDLQHACEEAHLIVFASPVEETKKLLHKLASFRLREDVIVTDVGSTKGTIMNEAEALFSKEVSFIGGHPMAGSHKTGVESAKAHLFENAFYILTPMNHVPNEHVEELKRWLQGTGSHFLVLNTEEHDYVTGIVSHFPHLIAAGLVKQVEKHAGDNPLIHQLAAGGFKDITRIASSSPKMWSDIVKQNREHLMVLLKEWISEMEDLYDTVSSGDAGEIQNYFADAKEYRDSLPVRKRGAIPAYHDLYVDVLDKVGALAHITSILAREEISITNLQILEAREGLLGVLRISFQREEDRMKAKLALGEEKYQTYETI
- the hisC gene encoding histidinol-phosphate transaminase, coding for MQVKDQLSSLQPYKPGKSPEQMKEVYGNHEFVKLASNENPFGCSPRVLDELQKSWLEHALYPDGGATMLRQTIANKLHVKMEQVLCGSGLDEVIQMISRAVLKAGDNIVTAGATFPQYRHHAVIEGCEVKEIPLNNGVYDLEEIATAVNNKTKIVWICNPNNPTGTYVNAQKLTQFIEGISENTLIVIDEAYYEYVTAKDFPETLPLLEKHKNILVLRTFSKAYGLASFRVGYAIGHEELIEKLNVVRLPFNVSSLAQKAATIAFGDDEFIEEIVRVNTEGLQQYESFCKEKEIPFYPSQTNFIFLPVENAGVIYEACAHAGFIIRPFPNGVRITVGTREQNEGVISVLKQHFENKKRKSRDEANV
- a CDS encoding bifunctional 3-deoxy-7-phosphoheptulonate synthase/chorismate mutase, with the translated sequence MANHELDQLRKQVDEINLQLLHLLNKRGEIVQKIGEQKQVQGTKRFDPVREREVLDMIAENNEGPFETSTVQHIFKTIFKASLELQEDDNRKALLVSRKKKQENTIVDVKGELIGNGTQTFIMGPCAVESLEQVRQVGQAMKDQGLKLMRGGAFKPRTSPYDFQGLGVEGLQILRQVADEFDLAIISEILNPNDVEMALDYVDVIQVGARNMQNFDLLRAVGKVNKPVLLKRGLAATIDEFINAAEYIIAQGNDQIILCERGIRTYERATRNTLDISAVPILKKETHLPVIVDVTHSTGRRDLLLPTAKAALAIGADAVMAEVHPDPAVALSDSAQQMDIPEFHRFMDELKGFKNKLS
- the aroA gene encoding 3-phosphoshikimate 1-carboxyvinyltransferase produces the protein MKERTIQPVNNGLNGNITIPGDKSISHRAVMFGAIAEGKTTIKGFLPGADCLSTISCFKEMGVEITQNGDEVTVVGKGLEGLQEPKAVLDVGNSGTTIRLMSGILANTPFFSCVQGDESIAKRPMKRVTNPLKQMGANIDGREEGTFTPLTIRGGDLKAIEYISPVASAQVKSAILLAGLRAEGVTAVTEPHISRDHTERMLEAFGVKVNREGKTVKLSGGQKLTATNIQVPGDVSSAAFFLVAGAIIPNSKLVLQNVGMNPTRTGIIDVLEKMGATFTVDLINEGASEPAANITIETSSLKGIEIGGDIIPRLIDEIPVIALAATQAEGITVIKDAHELKVKETNRIDTVVAELTKLGARIEATDDGMIIYGKSALKGNTVNSYGDHRIGMMLAIAGCLAEGKTIIEDAEAVGVSYPTFFEELQKLAK
- a CDS encoding DUF4020 domain-containing protein, with amino-acid sequence MWITSEVEIPDELIDHLEQGKLVLFVGAGVSMKGKSNLPNFDDLVDEIAKTLYVETREITEPHDYYLGKIAKTKDVHQVARDLVHIEKSKPNPLHYAIPRLFPLDTEVRIVTTNFDRHFTTAMKEMNRELNVYYAPALPTGRAFKGLAYIHGNIEQEKEALILTDGDFGRAYLTEGWARRFLVDLFSNYTVLFVGYSHNDPVMKYLATGLPPSTRRYAFVAQGENTYHWEHLGIRPIVYPNKGNNHQSLVKAVKRWAELMGDNYITKRMRIRDIVTVPPSVEQEQLSYIKQSIKKIETVRYFVEFAHDYEWVEWLEVEGKLQNLFLVTSNYNEVDELLAEWLVEQFLFSHQKELFQLIFKNHSKISPLLWRTICSYLNETKMKMDPLLFARWTLLLLETAEKDSKSIEKISYLLQKCSFPEHKEIALLLLTFILDGKLKLKRERRWGNDTQESIELEESSRLPVSTFSYVEQMWNEKMKPHISYYAVPIMMMGIEKMRMLSLRQMALKKRDKENVEKEFQQNDLAFLIQIVKECLAYLCENNEQKANYYITEMIEANSILQKRIAIDAMNKNIFVGADEKMKWLLQEGILLDVTYKHEVFQLIKNHFAFSLEKTKEEVVQIILKDLAEERAFDVCLVLDLLFTCDSNSPSTAKGYEVMKQKHPHFHADRYSVQKKETTEQSITCNVTADGLLQLKDEEIMKQVHQFSQDGVFEQRHFLEMLSKACKLNTEWSISFAYQLVGMHEISNEVWFVCIREWRNNRGLTNEQIQKIIPLLQKFVRNTAFHWLISSFLYEISNRLEELEENSIRNVKRFAFSVFPQVMKDDTDFKLGKQDFYNESIQHPVGKMTAVLLKLLSYDHLYDRNVYEYLFLFEEQVRVSSERTNFMLARLVADITFLYHIEKQWCRKYLLPYLDLNKENEITKYAWAGLCYTQINLPLFTEMKRFIKYAVEHLEVLHPHTREAFLKWLSFVFIKCVLYWEQKTDWLYPLLIRENEENKIKFMQFLCYYVKTLSAKEQQKFWVAWLSVFLRERPKMGEITAREYVMLLRIILFMDEIVERGLSIICKTFLDVGGKGNQTELKQLLNEIIQKTESIKMYKELYANIFFTLLQTLQEADILETEIIQIKEVLVRYGIGKYVLNAIDNEIIRIGIVMGNLQEEM
- the aroC gene encoding chorismate synthase is translated as MRYITAGESHGPQLTVILEGVPAGLTLTAEHINKELLRRQKGHGRGRRMQIETDTVEIVSGVRHGMTLGSPITLIVKNDDFKHWTKVMGAEPISEKESKEMKRTITKPRPGHADLNGAIKYGHRDIRNVLERSSARETTVRVAAGAVAKQILKELGVEIAGHVLEIGGVKAKHISNLSIEEIQTITENSPVRCLDKEVEQEMMDAIDNAKSSGDSIGGIVEVIAEGMPIGVGSYVHYDRKLDAKLAGAIMSINAFKGAEIGVGFEAARQPGSKVHDEILWDEEQGYTRKTNNAGGLEGGMTTGMPIVVRGVMKPIPTLYKPLASVDIDTKESFQASIERSDSCAVPAAGVVAESVVAWELAHALVEQFGKDRIELIQQNITQHNKYAKEF